From Aegilops tauschii subsp. strangulata cultivar AL8/78 chromosome 5, Aet v6.0, whole genome shotgun sequence:
GCAACAAAAAAATTAAGATCATAGTGAATTAATCCTTAAATAAAGAAAGTGCCTTGACAACTTGCGTTGTTAGAAAGTGCATGATGCCTCGCCACTTTATGCTTCGATGATGGAGGCATTCCATCAATCATCATCACCTTTAtcttttcttttaaaaaaattgaGTAGATGATATGGGTCAAGCTGAAACTTGTAGACCTTTGGAGCCAACATTCGATCCACAACAGAGATCAAAAAGCTGATGAATGGGCTTGTAAGATACCTAATGGCTGATCCATCACGTAGTAAAAGTACACAATGTTACTTGTGTTGTTTTCTTGTTGAGGTTATACCTGCTAATGACATCCTAGTGTAAAAGAGAGATAAAAAAAGAATCAAATGATTTAAACAAACTGTAAGGCGGACCCACAGGAACATTGAAAATTATTATGTCAAGTGCCAAAATCAGTACGACGTGGTAATCGAAGGGATGTGCCTTTTCTTTTAGAGGTAAATACACTAGAAGTCTTGGAACTTGCGTGCGACGGTTAGTTTGGTACACAAACTTGCAAAATACATGTTTCTGGTCATCTAACTTGCGCGGGTGTGCAAATATGGTCACATTTTCCGTACGTGGGTGTATTCGCTGCATACGTGGCACGCCAACATTGCCAGGGCCGATGGTTTTTTTTCATAAACACCCTCACTTTTTTACTTTGTACAAAAGCACTCAAACAATAGTTGCCCGCTAGGTCCCACCATCAGTATAAGTTGTAAATATATTGGGCCATTGTCAGTGGCTAGTGCACGTGATGTTTCTTTTTCAGAAGGATACTCATCTTTTTTTACTTTGTACAAAAGCACTCCTTGTCCGCTGGGTCCAACAGTCAGTGTAAGTTGTAAATATATTGGGCTGGAAAAAATGGGACGAGCGAGTTCTAACCAATGACCAATTGTAATGGAGCCTATCCACCGCAACTGATCGTACTTGGTATTTCATTTCGACTACTAAGGTATATCACCTCTAAAATAAAAGTGCACATTCTGAATATATTTTCGTTTCTCTAGATTTTCAAATTTAAAATTATTCGGATTCAAACAAATTTTCAGATGAATTGTTCGAAACAAAATTACATACATTCATTCTGCGCTATATTTTCTTTTGTCTAGATTTTCTAATCTAAAATTATTTGAGTTCAAAcaaaatttatttatttattctggAAAAAATATACATACATTCATTCTGACCTATGTTTTCTTTTATCTAGATTTTCCGATTTGAAATTATTCGAATTTGAACAAAATTTCCATTGATTTGTTCAAAAGAAATTTACGTACATTCATTATGAACTAAATTTCTTTTATATAGATtattcaaattcaaataaaaacTAGTTGATTTGTCCGAAAAAATTGCGTACATTCATTCTGACCGATATTTTCTCTTATCTAGATTTTCAAATTTAAAATTATTCGAATTCAAACAAATTTTTGTTGATTGGTCCCAAAAAAATACGTACATTCATTGGGCACTAAATTTCCTTTTATCCTTATTTTCAAATTTTAAACTATTTGAATTCAAACAAAAAATTAGATGATTTGTCCAAACAAATGATGTACATTCTTCTTACCATATAATTTCTTTCAGCTAGATTTTTGAATTCATAATAAATTAGTTTATCTCCGAAATAAATTCACGTATATTCATTATGAACTATATTTTGTTTTATCTAGATTATTCAAATTCAATCAAAAAATTACTTGTTTTGTCCGAAAAAATTACATACATTCATTTTGACCTATAGTTTCTTTTATCTAGATTTTCAAatttaaaattattttaatgcaAACAAAAATCTACATTAATTCTGCACTATATTTTTTAATCTACATTTTTAATTTAAAATTACTCAAATTCATACAAAAATTTAGTTGATTTGTCCAAAAACATACGTACACTCATTCTGCACTATATTTCCTATCTAGATTTTTAAATTTAAAATTACTTGAATTCAAACAAAATCTAGTTGATTTTTCCGAAAATGTTATCTAGAATATAAGTAATTTTCTTAAATAGAAAGAAAGAATATATAAGATAAATTGTGCTTATCTATTTAAATGTCACTGTGGGCGGATGGTTGCTGCTCGCACACGCGGCGAGCTTACGTGGTCATAGGTTAGAACCGGTACCTTCCCCTTTTCTTGTTTGGTTTGTATTTTAACTCATACGGTTTATCTTATATAAAGCTAATTATGCTCTATAAACGTCAACAGTAAGGAGGTCAAGTGGCTATCTAAGCGAGGCGAATAATAGCAGGCCGTGTGTTTGAATCCTGCTGCCGCTCTAGCACTTTTCATTTTATTTGAGGATTTTCTGCATAAATAGATAAAATGCAAGGGTGCTTTTTGAAAAAAACAGTGCATGCGGATTACCCACTACGTCAGCCACTGATAGTGGACCCCTGCCAAGTTAGCAAGCCAAGCGTGCACATGATACTGTAGAAAGCACCGTATATGAACAGAAAGACAAGTTAGATGACCAAAAACATGTATTTTATAAGTTTATGCACCAAACCGACCGTCGCCTGCATGTTCTGTGACTTGTGGTGTATTTACCTCTTTCTTTTATGAAGCATGCATGGTCGGTTTGATTCCTTGTGTCGTACAATAATCAGACAAAATGTATCGGATGTATAGCAGTATTAAAAAGAATATAGTACGCTGATGCTAGTTGTTCTCTCAAAGTGTTTGCAACTGGTACTTAACTAGTAGGCCTATAGAGACCAAATATATTGATCAAAATTCATTATTCCGCTAATGTTTTCTTACGCGTAGACATTGTTCTGGTGATGTTTGGTGCAAGTTAGGATTATAAATAACAATCAACTTAATGTATCATGTGTTCATGTAATGTAATCGCCACATATTATCTATAGGAAAAACCAAGATATGAAACTGGTGAAAATTTGATAATACAAACCACTGTGCAAAAACAAAAGACAACTGGTATTAAAAATATCTAAATTTTGGAACTTAATTTGCAGCTTTCCCACATTTGGTGGAGGAAAATAATGTAAGAATGAATTATGAAAAATCATTAAAAATGTGAAGACTTTTTTAGATAGAATGCGAGAGATTTATTCGATATGATCTAGATTTTTCTTGTGGGATGCCAACTTGTTTAATGTGCTGAGAGGTCTAAATTTTTTATCGTTCAAACTTTGTTAAACCAACtagctaagagcatctccagccgcctCCCCAGGAAGGCCCCCAGGAGCACTTTTTCACCGCCGGCGGACGAAAAAAAGTCCCACTCACGCCCCCACAAGCTCGTTTAGCGCCGGATCTGGCCAAAAACAGAGCCGGCGACCCCAACGCGAACCCAAGGAGCTGGGGGGGCACCTGTGGGGCTTAATTCGCCGTTTTACATGTGCTGACCCACTTGGCAGCGTCTCTCTCCTCTCTTGTCCCTTTCCCTCCCTGGCCCACCCACGTGCTCCCCTCCACACACCCATCCTCTATCTCTCTCGGCTGGGCTCCTCTCTCTTATCTTCTCCTTCTCTTGCTTCGCGGCACCCGgcacgccgccgccctcgcctcgCCACGCACAGGTCCGAAGCATGGCCATCACGTGCTCCTCCTACAGCTGGGCCGGACGCGCCGGTGGAAATGGCGCACACGCCGCCCGCGCCCTCCTCTtcctgctcgccgccgccgctcctccaCGCTGGTGCGGCGCCGACACGGGCGAGCTCGCGGTGCGCGGGCGCAGTGCAGGCACGGGCCCGCCCGAACGGGTCGGCCGGTGGGGACGACGCCGGTGCCCCAGATGATGTCGGCCTCCTCGGCCGGCAAGGACGAGCTCCAGGGCCGGGTCGGCCGCGTGCTGCAGGGGCGGCTCGAGGGACCGGGCATGGGGCGAGGGAGTGGGGCACGGGGCGGCTCGACGTCGGCCTCCAGCCGCCCGCTGCAGGCCGCCTACGCGCTGAGCCGCGGCCGGCGCGCGGACAGGGACGAGGGACCCCCGGCGGGGTCTGGCACAAGATGGTTGGGCGAGGCGCTGTACAAGATGAGGTGCGCGCGCGGACGAGCTCCTCGTCGGCCCTGCCGCGGGGCGGACGCGGCGGCGGCTCGCCGGCCCTGGCGCGGGGCGGACGCGACGTTCAGCATGAAGGCGGTCAGGCGGGCGAGCTAGTGAGGCGTGGACTGGGGGCTTAAACTACTGGGAAAATTCTCGCCCCAAAAGCAAAATTAGCGCCAGCGAGTTTTTATGCGGCGCAAAAATCGCCCCTGGGGGAcacaacggctggagatgctctaaccaTGTAGACTCGGCTGGTCCAATAACATCTAAATTCTTGCATTTACAGCAAAGTGAATTCAGGGTCTCTTCCCCGACAAAGCTTGGAACCTTACGTTATAGGGTAGCACATGAGGCCTGACCACTTTAATTTATGCCTTGATGGAGATATACCATCAATCACCATCaccttctttctttttttctttctttctttgtaGGCGCTTTCCTCCCCCGTGATTTTCTTTGTCAACAGTGTGTGTGGCTAGATCGACACGTCGTGGTGGGCGCCCACTCTCCGTCGCTTTGCTTTGTCTCGTCTCTTAAAGAGCTCCACACCATATCCTCTAGGCTACAGCACCAGCACGTCTTGAGACACAAAATTAGTTACTAACACTGCCTCATCTGCTCATCTTGTCCACTTGTTCTAGCTAGCTAGCTTGGAGCCTCTGATTCATGGACTTCCCGGAAAAGAAGGCTGGATCCATGGATCCGGTGACCGTGGCCAAGAAGACGCCTCGTCCGGTTGATGTCCGCGCGTGGGCGCTCTTCACCGCCTGCGCCACCGCGTTCTCCCTTGCAGTGGGCTACTCAATGTCACACGCACACGCACTCGACCACTTCCACGCCCCCTGCTGGCAGTGGCAGGTAACGACGAGCCGACGACCCTTCTCCCTGATTCCAGTTCCACTACCCTTCTCCCTGCATGCGTTCTCAATTTCCCCTGCGTTGGTGTTGGTCCTCCACAGTTCTCCTTTCTGCCTTGTGACCACCTGACGGACGCGGACAAAGCCGTGGTGAACGCCGTCTGCCTCGGGATGTTGTCCTGCATCCCGGTCGTGGCGGCCGGGCCGGTGCTGGCCTCCTTTGCCGCCGACACTGGGTCCGCCACGCCTCCT
This genomic window contains:
- the LOC141022298 gene encoding uncharacterized protein, whose amino-acid sequence is MDFPEKKAGSMDPVTVAKKTPRPVDVRAWALFTACATAFSLAVGYSMSHAHALDHFHAPCWQWQFSFLPCDHLTDADKAVVNAVCLGMLSCIPVVAAGPVLASFAADTGSATPPLPPMLGPPRPRLP